The following proteins are co-located in the Pseudobacteriovorax antillogorgiicola genome:
- a CDS encoding fibronectin type III domain-containing protein, with protein sequence MKHPSLAILGFLTLTALSGCGDGEGFATLEEEAYFGITSGDVSIQSYYPQDSVIRLAANGTTTFGVNLVGGGDEDVIYSYRLDGETLGAGSSPFYNLSGTLVSAGEHSFSIEASNGSATDEHTFRIIRNNPPSLSNQSPETNTYTFDCSSDTLLFNVAFTDLDADPVSVEWERNEIPLDSSVLVDTDEERSRALLEMDCSAPINDTITAKVSDGIDITEQTWTVLDPTSGASSVVGNSAIVFDPVSYDFSFVQAYTGSETTTITATNSTSMPIYISSFGSLGTHYSKVSDNCPRSPTAFEAGASCTITISFSPQGPGLLPASLTVSYASTVGGEALQSVLGLSGTGVSPLTFDGLQSISDIYHNRVTLNWDASATAASFIVFQVSGSSLVYNRTIVNSGGSVTSVEVDELSPSTAYTFRVKATDVFGNQDSNTADSNTTTLANKSPLLGALTASTFYSGEAITTLDAQDANTNSDFDEDYDALTYTCRYDKSINGTVGTGLGACTALVNEGGGNPSFSSTAGVFGNWKPLHAEIGNTYEFEIVATDPYGASSKAVFSGTINQGTPDQPTISGISSARSSSNTPTVTGTGTANLTVVLYSDNTCSTQVGSGSVDGAGNFSIQVTVPENGSYTIHGKTVNAINNYSACSATSVSFTEDSTAPSPLTLSGTTPVSPANVASPTVDGVTETGVDVYVYTNNDCTGQVGTLSAAANTTGNFSISVAAAADSANTFYVVAVDDVGNTTSCSANSVSYTHYSIANNVGWFKSRDTDDVADPSRVNPDADVALRWYDGRFDATTFSFTANNSFITVKKAGHYLLALTVPVSKDSKNDGVRVASRFTIYINGAPGDAGAYQVTGALAEATYIRDSDGHAESSAHMTIITPALSVDDEIYAIAYKGGNTSNASAESSFVEFSNVASLYAEHIDPASRTVFGAYATTNTDGSGELNNNSNDIDSDGQRFGHELKWNVNDFSSFNTAGYTHANLGSRITLDGAGYYFVTVNLPMTSTGQRASPTVVVEVLGEATEIQGRATHSYMRAATDAGNSGNNRTSVQWTGIVQTTTTNRELTVRTFRDSTYTGVTNSVTIPGGESASIFIEKLDLSTRAFQAYATTLGGSTEWNPSSLAQIDWDTTNGFKDATYFSHDNATNEQQITFAQGGDYLLIYNDALQSVQKTTSGSKRVNPKVMLYKGATAVTGAEVKNHYMRLHQHYHSSGTMTYFLQGVQASDVYTLRVVGEADTSKSVIVVDPAQLTIIKKD encoded by the coding sequence ATGAAGCACCCGAGTCTTGCCATCTTAGGTTTTCTGACCCTAACAGCCCTTTCTGGCTGTGGGGATGGTGAAGGCTTCGCTACGCTCGAAGAGGAGGCTTACTTCGGAATCACCAGCGGTGACGTCTCGATCCAATCTTACTACCCACAAGACTCCGTCATCCGACTCGCTGCCAATGGCACTACGACTTTCGGAGTTAATCTTGTAGGGGGAGGCGACGAAGATGTTATCTATAGCTACCGATTGGATGGAGAGACCTTAGGCGCAGGATCGAGCCCCTTTTACAACCTCTCCGGTACCCTAGTCAGTGCTGGCGAGCACAGCTTCTCCATAGAGGCATCCAACGGTTCCGCCACAGACGAACATACATTTCGAATCATTCGCAATAACCCCCCTTCGCTTAGCAACCAGAGCCCTGAAACCAATACTTACACGTTCGATTGTAGCTCCGACACCCTCTTGTTCAACGTGGCGTTCACTGACCTAGACGCGGACCCGGTAAGCGTCGAATGGGAACGAAACGAAATTCCTTTAGATAGTTCAGTCTTGGTTGACACGGATGAGGAAAGAAGTCGAGCACTCCTCGAAATGGATTGCTCTGCCCCAATAAATGACACCATCACAGCCAAGGTTTCCGATGGAATCGATATCACCGAGCAAACCTGGACCGTTCTCGACCCAACGTCGGGCGCGTCCAGTGTAGTCGGTAACTCGGCCATTGTTTTTGATCCCGTTTCTTACGACTTTAGCTTCGTTCAGGCCTACACGGGTTCCGAAACGACGACCATCACAGCGACAAACTCCACAAGCATGCCCATTTATATCTCAAGTTTTGGTAGCTTAGGCACTCACTACAGCAAAGTGAGCGATAACTGTCCCAGATCACCAACAGCATTCGAAGCTGGTGCCTCCTGCACCATCACCATCTCATTTTCGCCCCAAGGTCCAGGGCTTTTACCAGCATCGCTTACAGTTTCTTACGCCTCCACTGTGGGAGGCGAGGCTCTGCAAAGTGTTCTTGGATTATCGGGAACCGGTGTAAGCCCACTCACCTTTGATGGCTTGCAGTCAATTTCTGATATTTATCACAATCGCGTCACGCTCAATTGGGACGCGTCAGCAACTGCTGCATCGTTTATTGTGTTCCAAGTGAGCGGTAGCAGCCTCGTTTACAACCGTACCATTGTCAATTCTGGAGGCAGCGTCACATCAGTAGAAGTGGACGAATTGAGTCCTTCAACAGCTTATACGTTCCGAGTTAAGGCTACCGATGTCTTTGGGAATCAAGACTCCAACACTGCTGACTCAAACACCACTACCCTAGCGAATAAATCGCCTCTGCTGGGGGCACTGACGGCATCAACCTTCTACAGCGGCGAGGCTATCACAACCCTAGACGCTCAAGATGCCAACACCAACTCGGACTTTGATGAGGACTACGATGCACTAACCTATACTTGTCGCTACGATAAGTCTATCAACGGCACTGTGGGAACGGGCCTGGGAGCATGTACTGCACTCGTGAACGAAGGTGGCGGCAACCCATCCTTCTCTTCCACCGCAGGTGTTTTCGGCAACTGGAAACCACTCCATGCTGAAATCGGCAATACCTACGAGTTTGAGATCGTTGCCACAGATCCTTACGGCGCGAGTTCTAAAGCTGTGTTTTCTGGAACAATCAATCAGGGGACTCCAGATCAACCGACAATCAGTGGCATCTCCAGCGCCAGATCATCTTCTAACACACCAACGGTAACCGGAACGGGAACAGCCAACCTCACGGTGGTTCTCTACAGCGATAATACCTGCTCGACCCAAGTAGGCAGCGGCAGCGTTGATGGCGCCGGCAACTTCAGTATTCAGGTCACAGTCCCTGAGAATGGTTCCTATACCATCCATGGAAAGACTGTGAATGCAATCAATAACTATTCTGCTTGCTCGGCAACATCAGTAAGTTTCACAGAGGATTCCACAGCACCCTCACCATTGACTCTATCAGGAACAACACCGGTGAGTCCCGCAAACGTTGCCAGCCCGACAGTCGATGGTGTCACAGAAACAGGGGTTGACGTCTACGTCTATACGAATAACGATTGTACTGGCCAGGTCGGAACCCTAAGTGCGGCCGCAAACACCACAGGAAATTTCAGTATATCTGTGGCAGCTGCGGCTGATAGCGCCAACACCTTTTATGTTGTAGCAGTAGACGATGTTGGCAACACCACATCATGTTCGGCAAATTCGGTCAGCTACACTCACTATTCCATTGCCAACAACGTTGGTTGGTTTAAGTCTCGCGATACGGATGACGTAGCAGATCCATCACGTGTGAACCCCGATGCTGATGTCGCTCTACGGTGGTACGATGGCCGCTTTGATGCCACCACATTCTCATTCACTGCCAACAACAGTTTCATCACGGTTAAGAAGGCTGGGCACTATCTGCTGGCACTTACGGTACCGGTGTCGAAAGATTCTAAAAACGATGGGGTTCGGGTCGCAAGCCGGTTCACAATCTACATCAATGGAGCTCCAGGAGACGCTGGCGCGTATCAAGTGACCGGAGCCTTGGCTGAAGCTACTTATATCCGTGATAGCGATGGCCATGCGGAGTCCTCAGCACACATGACGATCATTACCCCTGCCCTAAGCGTGGACGACGAAATTTACGCCATCGCTTACAAGGGTGGTAATACCTCGAATGCTTCAGCGGAATCAAGCTTTGTTGAGTTTAGTAACGTTGCCAGCCTCTACGCGGAACACATTGATCCTGCCTCGCGAACTGTTTTTGGGGCGTATGCCACCACAAACACCGACGGCAGCGGTGAACTCAATAACAATAGCAACGACATCGATAGCGATGGTCAGCGCTTTGGGCATGAACTGAAGTGGAACGTGAATGACTTTAGCAGCTTCAATACAGCAGGATACACCCATGCCAACCTCGGCAGCCGGATTACCTTGGATGGGGCTGGCTACTATTTTGTTACCGTCAACCTCCCCATGACATCCACGGGGCAGCGTGCTTCACCCACTGTGGTGGTCGAGGTTTTAGGAGAAGCAACCGAAATTCAGGGCCGGGCCACTCATAGCTATATGCGGGCGGCCACGGACGCAGGAAACTCCGGAAACAATCGCACTTCGGTGCAATGGACAGGCATCGTGCAAACAACAACGACGAATCGAGAGCTTACAGTCCGTACTTTCCGCGACTCCACCTACACAGGTGTCACCAACTCAGTCACGATACCTGGTGGTGAATCGGCCTCCATTTTCATCGAGAAACTTGACCTCAGCACGAGGGCTTTCCAAGCCTATGCCACGACCTTGGGCGGTAGCACCGAGTGGAACCCGTCTAGCCTCGCTCAAATCGATTGGGATACAACCAACGGTTTCAAGGATGCCACATACTTTAGTCACGACAACGCCACTAACGAGCAGCAGATCACATTCGCTCAAGGTGGCGACTACTTGCTTATTTACAATGATGCCTTGCAGTCGGTACAGAAAACCACCAGTGGCTCGAAGCGGGTCAACCCAAAGGTCATGCTGTATAAGGGAGCAACCGCTGTGACAGGTGCCGAGGTTAAAAATCATTACATGCGTCTCCATCAGCACTATCACAGCTCAGGCACTATGACATACTTCTTACAAGGGGTTCAAGCCAGTGATGTGTATACCCTGCGTGTAGTCGGTGAGGCGGATACCAGCAAATCCGTGATTGTTGTCGATCCAGCACAACTGACTATCATTAAGAAGGACTGA
- a CDS encoding glycosyltransferase family 2 protein, producing MPTAIRYSLVIPVYNEEESLNKLYERVSKVIDQLDGPAEVILVDDGSRDRSFPMMRAIHERDPRFHALSLSRNFGHQMALTAGLDYARGEAIVTMDADLQDPPEVIFDLVKKWQEGNELVYAVRRSRDVDTIFKKYSAIAFYHILRKLASIEAPVNSADFRLVDRKVLLSFRKLREKNRYIRGLFSWLGYRQAEVYYDREARFAGETKYPFLKMLNLAFDAIVSFSSIPLKLCVSVGLAVAFISFLYGTWIIIAKTLSLETYISGWATLAVLMCFLGGLHMFLIGVLGEYLSRVYDEVRGRPLYLVSQILSDRALSNERTTNPEENLSVPLMRDYPKSHLPQDFA from the coding sequence ATGCCGACCGCGATTCGATACTCTCTTGTAATCCCCGTATACAACGAGGAAGAAAGTCTTAATAAACTCTACGAACGCGTCAGTAAGGTGATTGATCAATTAGACGGCCCCGCTGAGGTGATATTGGTAGACGATGGGTCTCGTGATCGTAGTTTTCCCATGATGAGGGCCATTCACGAACGTGATCCGCGATTCCATGCCCTCAGCCTCTCGCGAAACTTTGGTCACCAGATGGCCCTCACGGCAGGTCTAGATTACGCACGAGGTGAGGCGATTGTCACCATGGACGCCGACCTTCAGGACCCTCCTGAAGTTATTTTTGACCTAGTAAAAAAATGGCAGGAGGGCAACGAGCTTGTCTATGCCGTCCGTCGGAGCCGCGACGTAGATACAATCTTCAAGAAGTATAGTGCTATCGCCTTCTACCATATTCTACGGAAGCTGGCGTCCATTGAAGCCCCCGTAAACTCTGCTGACTTTCGCTTGGTAGACCGTAAGGTTCTTTTATCTTTCCGCAAGCTTAGGGAAAAGAATCGCTATATTCGCGGCCTCTTTTCTTGGCTCGGATATCGGCAGGCTGAGGTGTACTACGATCGAGAGGCTCGATTTGCAGGAGAGACAAAGTATCCGTTTTTAAAGATGCTCAACCTTGCCTTTGACGCCATCGTCAGTTTCTCTAGCATTCCATTAAAGCTATGCGTCTCTGTAGGTCTGGCTGTGGCCTTTATCTCATTTTTGTACGGGACCTGGATTATCATCGCCAAGACTCTCAGCCTTGAAACCTATATCAGCGGCTGGGCTACACTTGCAGTATTGATGTGCTTCCTTGGGGGCTTGCATATGTTTCTCATCGGAGTCCTAGGAGAATACCTTTCCCGGGTCTATGATGAGGTTCGAGGCCGACCACTGTATTTAGTAAGCCAGATACTTAGCGATCGTGCGCTCAGCAACGAGCGCACAACTAACCCTGAAGAGAACCTTAGCGTCCCTCTGATGCGCGACTATCCCAAATCTCATTTACCTCAGGATTTCGCATAG
- a CDS encoding DUF2905 domain-containing protein — protein sequence MAKLMITAGCILILVGLVMHFGKNWGLGQLPGDISHQSGNFKLYIPITTSIIVSVALSLLLYLFRKIF from the coding sequence ATGGCTAAACTCATGATCACAGCGGGATGTATCCTGATTCTTGTCGGACTTGTCATGCACTTTGGCAAGAACTGGGGGCTTGGTCAGCTTCCTGGGGATATCAGCCATCAGTCAGGTAACTTCAAGCTCTATATTCCCATTACAACATCTATTATCGTAAGCGTTGCTCTTAGCCTATTGCTGTATCTATTTCGCAAGATTTTCTGA